TCGTCGGGATGCGCGCTGGCCTTCAAGATCGCCAGTGACTGGGACAGGGGATCATACAGGTCGTCCGGGATCACGACGTAGCGTACCTCTGGCACATCCGCAATGGACCGGGCGACGATCCCGACCGGCGCATCCCCCGTCTGCACAAACTGCAACGCCTGCCGCACGTTCTCACCCATGACGATCCGCGACGATACTCCCTCCCACAACCCTACCCGCTCCAGGGCCTGCCGCGCGGCCGCCCCATAGGGTGCATGATCCGGGTTCGCGATGGCGATCGGCCCCAGCGCCGGGTTCGCCAGATCCTCCAGGCGCTCGATCCCGGGATCACTCCCCCGATGCACCACCAACGCAAGCCGCCCATGCGCATAAACCATCCGGCTGCCCGGAAGGATCAGGCCACGAGCATCCAATCGATCCAGATAAGCCTCGTTCGCGGAGGCGAAGACATCGAACGGGGCGCCGTTTTCGATCTGCTGGGTCAGCTGCCCGCTGGCCCCGAAAGCGATCGTCACGACGATCCCCGTCTCCTCTTGAAACTCCCGCCCGATCTCGGTGAACGCCGAATACAGACTCGCCGCGGCGGCCACCGTCAGCGAGGGTGACTCAGGCGCATCTGACACGCCGCACCCGCTCAACGCCACCGCCACCCCCGCCAGGATCCAGACGCACAGGAACGCGATCCCCGCGATCCGGCTTGATATCCCCTCCCACAGAACTCGGATCGTCACCCTTATCCCCGAAACGGTCACGTCGCCGGACGCCGCGAGGCGGCGGAACGAAACAGGCCGGTCGTCATGCGGAGGAGCAACGTCGGTCGCATCATATCGCGCAGGATGGCGCGATAGGGCCGATGCCCCGAAACGGCGTCGAAGAGGGCGCGGCGCAGGGTCGGCTCCCGTTCAGCTATGGCCAACAGCACGTCCATCAAACGCAGCCGACTGCCGAGGATCACCAGCCGGCGCACGATCTGCCCATACGGGATATCCGCCATGATCTCACGACACGCGGCCTCATAGCCGTGTTGAAAGGCGGCGGCCGAGATGCCATCCCGCAGGATGCTATGGGCGGCCCATACCCCTGTCAGGCAGGCCGAGTTGATCCCTTTGCCCTTAAAGGCCCGTACCAGGCCGGCCGCATCCCCGATGATCACATACCGGTCTCCGTAAAACCCCCGGGCGAGGGAGATAGGGAACCGCCCCTTGAAGTACTGAATCCCCTCGGGCCCGGCCAGATCGGTTTGCTCCAGGGGAGGGAGCGCCGCGGAAACCGCAGGCATCGCCAGGAAGCGATCCATCCAGGGCGCCGTGACACCGGCCCCCGCGATGTTCACGGTCAGATGATTCGCCTTGGGAGAGATCGCCCCGAACTCGATCTGCGGTTGGGCCGGGAGGAAGGCGTGGATCCGCCCGCTGGGCAGCATCCCGCCCGCCCCGGACGCCTGCGCCGACGCGAGATAGCCCGGCGGCGGGTGAATCTTGATCACGATGCTGTCGAGGAACCGGGGCGGCCGATAGGGGGTCGCACGGGACAGCGCCGCAGCCGTGCCCGCATCCAGCCCGAACGCCCCCACCACCACATCCGCCTTCCGACAATCGCTCTCGCTGTACACGACCACGCCGTTGGCGTGGATCTCCAGGTCGGTCACCCGGCCGGGGACCACCTCCACGCCAGCCTGCCGGGTCTGATCCAGCAGGTAGGCGTCGAACTGGACCCGGCGCAAGGCGTACGAGACCTCATCGTCGTCAGCGCCGTCCAACACCAGCGTGCGCCGCTCACCATGCAGTACATATCCCGTGATACGACGCTGCACCAGATGCCAGGGGAAGGGCACCCCCAGATGCTCCTGCAGGATGCGATCGATGGGGGGTGAGAGGATGCCGACGCACTGATTGTGGTGGCGCTCGCCAGCGAAGGTCTTCCCCTCATACAGGGTCACCTCGATGCGACGACCCATCTCCCGCCCCAGCCGCGCCAGGGCGATGGCGCACGCGCACCCACCGGGCCCACCCCCGATGATCACCACGCGACCGCCGTCACGCAACGGTCCAAGCGTAGACGCGATCAAGATTCCAGCTCCTCGGCCGTCGGATAATCCATGGCGGATGCCCGTCGCTCGCCGATCAGCGCGTGGCGAATCCACCGCATCCCCATCCGAACGCCCAACAGGCGGCGCAGGATAGCCGCATACGAGTCATCCCCGGTGAACATCCCCCACAGGGCCAGATGTGCGCTGCGATCCTGCACCGGCAGGCTCCGCTCCGCCCGCAGGATCGCCAGCCAGGCATCCACCAACCGTGGATTCCGACGGGTGCGCTCCCACAGGGCGAACAACAGCCGGCCGATCTGGTTGTCGCGAGCGATCGCCCGACAGAGCGGCGCATAGCCTCGGGCGAAATCCCTCGCGCTCCCGCCCATCTCCAGAGCCGTGCGAGCGGCCTGCCCCGCCGTCAGAAACGCCGCGCCGATGCCGTCCTTGTACAAGCGGGTCACCGCCGCATCCCCCACCGCCACGAAGTGATCAGCGTAGTAACCGCGCGCGATCCCGACGGCGACGCGCGGCCGACAGCCGCACAGGCGCATTGGCTCCTCTCGCAACGTGGCGCGCACATCCGGCTCCTGCAACA
The DNA window shown above is from Chloroflexota bacterium and carries:
- a CDS encoding FAD-dependent oxidoreductase, with the protein product MIASTLGPLRDGGRVVIIGGGPGGCACAIALARLGREMGRRIEVTLYEGKTFAGERHHNQCVGILSPPIDRILQEHLGVPFPWHLVQRRITGYVLHGERRTLVLDGADDDEVSYALRRVQFDAYLLDQTRQAGVEVVPGRVTDLEIHANGVVVYSESDCRKADVVVGAFGLDAGTAAALSRATPYRPPRFLDSIVIKIHPPPGYLASAQASGAGGMLPSGRIHAFLPAQPQIEFGAISPKANHLTVNIAGAGVTAPWMDRFLAMPAVSAALPPLEQTDLAGPEGIQYFKGRFPISLARGFYGDRYVIIGDAAGLVRAFKGKGINSACLTGVWAAHSILRDGISAAAFQHGYEAACREIMADIPYGQIVRRLVILGSRLRLMDVLLAIAEREPTLRRALFDAVSGHRPYRAILRDMMRPTLLLRMTTGLFRSAASRRPAT
- the modA gene encoding molybdate ABC transporter substrate-binding protein, producing MTIRVLWEGISSRIAGIAFLCVWILAGVAVALSGCGVSDAPESPSLTVAAAASLYSAFTEIGREFQEETGIVVTIAFGASGQLTQQIENGAPFDVFASANEAYLDRLDARGLILPGSRMVYAHGRLALVVHRGSDPGIERLEDLANPALGPIAIANPDHAPYGAAARQALERVGLWEGVSSRIVMGENVRQALQFVQTGDAPVGIVARSIADVPEVRYVVIPDDLYDPLSQSLAILKASAHPDEARRFVEFVGGPAGQAILQRHGFDPPEGR